One window of the Anopheles cruzii chromosome 2, idAnoCruzAS_RS32_06, whole genome shotgun sequence genome contains the following:
- the LOC128277879 gene encoding oxysterol-binding protein-related protein 2 isoform X1 — protein MAEKVVKDKNGQNDALRTSLPVPMFSRNEFNIWSVLKNCIGKELSKITMPVVFNEPLSFLQRMTEYMEYAKLLRIASEQPTPLERLKYVSAFAVSALASNWERLGKPFNPLLGETFELTRPEFRIICEQVSHHPPISAFHADSESFRFHGSIHPKLKFWGKSVEIQPKGVVTVEFPKLHEAYSWTNVNCCVHNVIVGKLWIEQYGPMEVVSHQHGLKATLNFKPSGWNNKDLHRVEGHIVDRNKRKTHFLYGKWTEFIKCTDYVSYEEYIKDNAHKFKRGEERSKSPNESPGNTPRKVLSKLNSLKMSSFRSLSIQEPDEPPEPSDGDGIPKSDSAYSIDIPNSVLLWEADARPDNTAEYYQFTNFAMSLNQLEDHMKQPKTLCPTDSRLRPDIRKLEQGDLDGAAAEKTRLEEKQRESRKKSKKTHEEQVVFPRWFTQQTNPHTMQEDWIYKGGYWDRNDANLQLDIF, from the exons ATGGCAGAAAAGGTGGTCAAAGATAAGAATGGCCAGAATGATGCTCTCAG AACGTCGCTGCCGGTGCCTATGTTCTCCCGTAATGAGTTCAACATTTGGTCAGTGTTGAAAAATTGTATCGGAAAGGAGCTGAGCAAAATCACGATGCCGGTCGTCTTCAACGAGCCCCTAAG CTTTTTGCAGCGCATGACGGAGTACATGGAGTACGCGAAGCTGTTGCGCATCGCCTCGGAGCAGCCGACACCGCTCGAGCGCCTGAAGTACGTATCCGCGTTTGCCGTGTCGGCGCTGGCCTCCAACTGGGAGCGGCTGGGCAAACCGTTCAACCCGCTGCTGGGTGAAACGTTCGAGTTGACGCGGCCCGAGTTTCGCATCATCTGCGAGCAGGTGTCCCACCATCCGCCAATATCGGCGTTTCACGCCGACTCGGAGAGCTTCCGGTTCCACGGGTCCATCCACCCGAAGCTCAAGTTTTGGGGCAAAAGTGTCGAGATCCAGCCCAAGGGCGTGGTAACGGTCGAGTTTCCCAAGCTGCACGAAGCCTACTCCTGGACCAACGTCAACTGCTGTGTCCACAACGTGATCGTCGGCAAGCTGTGGATCGAGCAGTACGGCCCGATGGAGGTCGTGAGCCACCAGCACGGTCTGAAGGCGACCCTCAACTTCAAACCGTCCGGCTGGAACAACAAAGATTTGCACCGTGTCGAAGGACACATCGTCGATCGCAA CAAACGCAAGACACACTTCCTGTACGGCAAGTGGACGGAGTTCATCAAGTGCACCGACTACGTTTCGTACGAGGAGTACATCAAGGATAACGCCCACAAGTTTAAGCGTGGAGAGGAACGGAGCAAAAGTCCCAACGAGTCCCCGGGCAACACGCCCCGGAAGGTGCTGTCGAAGTTGAACAGCCTCAAGATGAGCTCCTTCCGGAGCCTCTCCATCCAGGAG cCCGATGAACCCCCGGAGCCATCGGACGGTGATGGGATACCGAAGAGTGACTCTGCTTACTCGATCGACATTCCGAactcggtgctgctgtgggAAGCTGATGCGCGGCCCGACAACACGGCCGAGTACTACCAGTTCACCAATTTTGCGATGTCCCTCAACCAGCTCGAGGACCACATGAAGCAACCGAAGACGCTCTGCCCGACCGACTCGCGGCTCCGGCCGGACATACGCAAGCTCGAGCAGGGCGATCTGGACGGTGCGGCCGCAGAGAAAACTCGGCTGGAAGAGAAGCAACGCGAGAGCCGCAAGAAAAGTAAAAAGACGCACGAGGAGCAAGTCGTGTTTCCACG ATGGTTCACGCAGCAGACCAATCCACACACCATGCAGGAGGACTGGATCTACAAAGGAGGCTACTGGGATCGGAATGACGCAAACCTACAGCTGGACATATTTTAA
- the LOC128277879 gene encoding oxysterol-binding protein-related protein 2 isoform X2 → MFSRNEFNIWSVLKNCIGKELSKITMPVVFNEPLSFLQRMTEYMEYAKLLRIASEQPTPLERLKYVSAFAVSALASNWERLGKPFNPLLGETFELTRPEFRIICEQVSHHPPISAFHADSESFRFHGSIHPKLKFWGKSVEIQPKGVVTVEFPKLHEAYSWTNVNCCVHNVIVGKLWIEQYGPMEVVSHQHGLKATLNFKPSGWNNKDLHRVEGHIVDRNKRKTHFLYGKWTEFIKCTDYVSYEEYIKDNAHKFKRGEERSKSPNESPGNTPRKVLSKLNSLKMSSFRSLSIQEPDEPPEPSDGDGIPKSDSAYSIDIPNSVLLWEADARPDNTAEYYQFTNFAMSLNQLEDHMKQPKTLCPTDSRLRPDIRKLEQGDLDGAAAEKTRLEEKQRESRKKSKKTHEEQVVFPRWFTQQTNPHTMQEDWIYKGGYWDRNDANLQLDIF, encoded by the exons ATGTTCTCCCGTAATGAGTTCAACATTTGGTCAGTGTTGAAAAATTGTATCGGAAAGGAGCTGAGCAAAATCACGATGCCGGTCGTCTTCAACGAGCCCCTAAG CTTTTTGCAGCGCATGACGGAGTACATGGAGTACGCGAAGCTGTTGCGCATCGCCTCGGAGCAGCCGACACCGCTCGAGCGCCTGAAGTACGTATCCGCGTTTGCCGTGTCGGCGCTGGCCTCCAACTGGGAGCGGCTGGGCAAACCGTTCAACCCGCTGCTGGGTGAAACGTTCGAGTTGACGCGGCCCGAGTTTCGCATCATCTGCGAGCAGGTGTCCCACCATCCGCCAATATCGGCGTTTCACGCCGACTCGGAGAGCTTCCGGTTCCACGGGTCCATCCACCCGAAGCTCAAGTTTTGGGGCAAAAGTGTCGAGATCCAGCCCAAGGGCGTGGTAACGGTCGAGTTTCCCAAGCTGCACGAAGCCTACTCCTGGACCAACGTCAACTGCTGTGTCCACAACGTGATCGTCGGCAAGCTGTGGATCGAGCAGTACGGCCCGATGGAGGTCGTGAGCCACCAGCACGGTCTGAAGGCGACCCTCAACTTCAAACCGTCCGGCTGGAACAACAAAGATTTGCACCGTGTCGAAGGACACATCGTCGATCGCAA CAAACGCAAGACACACTTCCTGTACGGCAAGTGGACGGAGTTCATCAAGTGCACCGACTACGTTTCGTACGAGGAGTACATCAAGGATAACGCCCACAAGTTTAAGCGTGGAGAGGAACGGAGCAAAAGTCCCAACGAGTCCCCGGGCAACACGCCCCGGAAGGTGCTGTCGAAGTTGAACAGCCTCAAGATGAGCTCCTTCCGGAGCCTCTCCATCCAGGAG cCCGATGAACCCCCGGAGCCATCGGACGGTGATGGGATACCGAAGAGTGACTCTGCTTACTCGATCGACATTCCGAactcggtgctgctgtgggAAGCTGATGCGCGGCCCGACAACACGGCCGAGTACTACCAGTTCACCAATTTTGCGATGTCCCTCAACCAGCTCGAGGACCACATGAAGCAACCGAAGACGCTCTGCCCGACCGACTCGCGGCTCCGGCCGGACATACGCAAGCTCGAGCAGGGCGATCTGGACGGTGCGGCCGCAGAGAAAACTCGGCTGGAAGAGAAGCAACGCGAGAGCCGCAAGAAAAGTAAAAAGACGCACGAGGAGCAAGTCGTGTTTCCACG ATGGTTCACGCAGCAGACCAATCCACACACCATGCAGGAGGACTGGATCTACAAAGGAGGCTACTGGGATCGGAATGACGCAAACCTACAGCTGGACATATTTTAA
- the LOC128279176 gene encoding uncharacterized protein LOC128279176, translating to MDSVPAVVIEHDSQTQEECSRKPYASCCTTGKKQRAFRRYRPHDGLGGSPGTGILKPYNAFTPLSELKQGDTLNPGSGLSYCNSFEANQSFPRVGKRLSRYTQRFAAAFGSFGKCPLVISFDSPAKMDRVRVDGSNGVRFTAFRPKGGCYPHGVASPYNSSYIASTSESIGRLPKSDINPNKAVFTIDSRTSRILIVNRNACELLGYSSKELCEMEFTSLLLNKSKMHVSALAEGQLNSEDGTVIILSGKVVELCTKYDKNVAVSLWVRQIDNEGQRCLAVAEPVERRVAQVVVDKNGYIISGDHEALMLFQLDTIDKFNGMDIALLIPAILLPDADSSLIAKHIRKQKATGKTQDGVSFPLCLMISHYENGTDTTDSGLSNPNALLYTVTVWVYTNLSGLLVIDENSVIESCNHHFSMLMFGYPQSQTIGEHISKLIPNIGQDSDCLTRSRNATLSSLDNDESETETDHVELESGKDNFVSPCRGAVNGVRNGQVACCDLASPSKEPRKVCLDFTTVSGNRSTVGSLCVSSITENASTEAAKAQLSSNDSELPAGAGGNESRDLSSTKGQPLLTDSAPFPEDNSENNPNYVNTSNLFSNNSIKLCNPSLLPALGEPTVGNKKLHSPALTATSEDYTNFADCDLLTPVNETGSGCMNLLGSKNASNSETKSGHYTTEDISAALLLKDSPASMAPPPTLVTPRLVKPHEKASIITSTPDPQHKRHSVGGGSSNDPRPMVTHGSAKPNTAYGDGKYRGEAIHHDGNVIDIIYTISNQTLPCGRKVYCIWISRDPESSYNHLEDVNVTLTFNSITSTIDNSVGGLGASKTAAVGAGGTTGGAGAPGVASSRPNSVSLVSQCEEEQVFGEYNKHYTTIKQIGKGAYGYVKLSYRNSDRLLVISKFILKEKLCSNFMITTEDKREIPMEIYLLTHVKHPNIVTVFDVFENEKFFQLVMEVHGSGMDLFEFIDRRPAMTEKLGCYIFRQIAYAVDYLHSMNILHRDIKDENIIIDQHFHVKLIDFGSATFMQEGKLFSTFYGTTEYCSPEVLAGNKYAGPELEMWSLGVTLYVLMFFENPFLDIEETLKSELIIPQEIGSELECVLLALLDKNPKTRITMAQLLASDWLTQEIVPSAFNFAQIIPCEPYEVNPEKYFNGQIYSSQTGLSTSPHSLSLVDDEEGVNDDDDDDDDEQHAHIEDFSIDPEELLEDDVCPLSLDDDPKPEQSITESREAAPDSFESPAPLAKTAHRMSLHDYAEDPMVPTATASGEAACQLPGASVPSHLNSCPEPPCATTSVEESVGLVAKPPTVLQLSELPSPVVVCERPISRGSKSGSAHHALLYDSSCSTTPSLVLPASSILLCNMMPPYSVLTSGDSCCSCSSVTTISSSCCSIDIEHHQQPFPAVDDGSTASSSAADTPTNCCSQEYGAKTVPLAGQRRGETFEGDVTCSNLLLLGDSRYYPASSSSTSPCSSLTSSKSENNIFDGKFATFSTIYDVVSMDNVTDAATAIGSADAPAMLPFHGYAITDLSRELAPSTAVLSRGLNGAEEAVDRLIEAHDRVPSSGQTKCNRTIERNGECECEKSDNENYDIDSFEEDIDDR from the exons ATGGACAG TgttccggcggtggtgattGAGCACGACTCGCAAACGCAGGAGGAATGCAGCAGAAAACCGTACGCGAGCTGTTGTACCACGGGTAAAAAACAGAGAGCATTCCGTCGCTACCGTCCGCACGATGGCTTGGGTGGTTCTCCGGGCACGGGGATACTAAAGCCCTACAATGCCTTCACGCCGCTTAGTGAACTaaa GCAAGGCGACACACTAAACCCCGGATCTGGCCTCAGCTACTGCAATTCTTTCGAGGCCAATCAGAGTTTTCCACGCGTCGGCAAAAGGCTTTCGCGGTACACTCAGCGGTTTGCGGCCGCCTTCGGGAGCTTCGGAAAGTGTCCGCTGGTGATAAGCTTTGATTCCCCCGCAAAGATGGATCGGGTACGGGTGGATGGTTCGAACGGGGTCAGGTTTACCGCATTCCGTCCAAAGGGTGGCTGTTATCCGCACGGGGTGGCGTCACCGTACAACAGCTCGTACATTGCATCGACCTCGGAGTCGATTGGCCGTCTGCCAAAGAGTGATATCAACCCGAACAAGGCCGTTTTTACGATAGATTCCCGAACGTCCCGAATACTGATCGTCAATCGGAACGCCTGCGAGCTGCTGGGGTACAGTTCCAAGGAGCTGTGCGAGATGGAGTTTACGAGCCTGCTGttgaacaaaagcaaaatgCACGTGTCCGCCCTGGCCGAGGGGCAGCTGAACAGTGAGGACGGCACGGTGATCATACTGAGCGGAAAGGTGGTGGAACTGTGCACAAAGTACGACAAAAATGTAGCCGTCTCGCTGTGGGTTCGGCAGATCGACAACGAAGGCCAACGGTGTCTGGCCGTGGCGGAACCGGTCGAGCGACGGGTAGCTCAGGTGGTGGTCGACAAGAACGGCTACATCATATCGGGCGACCACGAAGCCCTGATGCTGTTCCAGCTCGACACGATCGACAAGTTCAACGGTATGGATATAGCGCTGCTCATACCGGCCATTCTGCTCCCGGATGCGGACTCCAGTCTTATAGCGAAGCATATCAGAAAGCAGAAGGCGACCGGAAAAACTCAAGACGGCGTATCTTTCCCGTTGTGCCTGATGATATCACACTACGAAAACGGCACCGACACCACGGACAGTGGGCTGTCGAATCCGAATGCGCTGCTCTACACGGTTACGGTTTGGGTGTACACCAACCTGTCCGGGTTGCTGGTGATTGACGAGAACTCCGTTATCGAATCGTGCAACCACCACTTCTCGATGCTCATGTTCGGCTACCCGCAGAGTCAAACGATCGGGGAGCACATAAGCAAACTGATACCCAACATTGGACAGGACAGCGACTGCCTGACGCGAAGCCGCAACGCAACGCTTTCGTCGCTGGACAACGACGAATCGGAGACGGAAACGGACCACGTGGAGCTGGAAAGTGGCAAGGACAACTTTGTGTCACCGTGCCGTGGGGCAGTGAACGGTGTCCGGAACGGACAGGTCGCCTGTTGCGACCTAGCCAGCCCGTCGAAGGAACCGCGGAAGGTGTGCCTAGACTTTACAACCGTGTCGGGCAACCGGTCGACGGTGGGCAGCCTTTGTGTATCGTCCATCACAGAGAATGCCAGCACGGAGGCGGCCAAAGCACAACTTTCGTCGAACGACAGCGAGCtgcccgccggtgccggtggcaatgAGTCCAGAGACCTTTCTAGTACCAAAGGGCAACCTTTGCTAACTGATAGTGCGCCATTCCCGGAAGACAACAGCGAGAATAATCCAAACTATGTCAACACATCCAACCTGTTTAGCAATAATAGCATAAAG CTCTGCAATCCATCGTTGCTTCCGGCTTTGGGTGAGCCTACGGTGGGTAACAAAAAGTTGCACAGCCCGGCCCTAACGGCAACGTCAGAGGATTATACGAATTTTGCCGACTGCGATCTCCTAACGCCGGTCAACGAAACGGGTTCCGGCTGTATGAATCTTCTCGGCTCGAAGAACGCGTCcaacagcgaaacgaaaagtgGCCACTACACAACCGAGGACATCAGTGCCGCGTTGTTGCTGAAGGACTCGCCAGCGAGTATGGCACCTCCGCCGACCTTGGTAACACCACGATTGGTGAAACCGCACGAAAAAGCGTCAATCATTACGTCCACACCGGATCCGCAGCACAAACGTCATTCGGTTGGCGGCGGTTCTAGCAACGATCCGAGGCCGATGGTTACCCATGGCAGCGCAAAACCGAACACAGCCTACGGCGATGGAAAGTACAGGGGCGAAGCAATCCATCACGATGGTAACGTGATCGACATCATCTACACGATCTCCAACCAGACGCTTCCGTGCGGGCGCAAAGTGTACTGCATTTGGATCAGCCGCGATCCGGAATCGTCGTACAACCACCTGGAGGACGTGAATGTAACGCTCACTTTcaacagcatcaccagcacAATCGACAATTCAGTCGGCGGGCTCGGAGCCAGCAAGACGGCGGCAGTCGGCGCAGGAGGAACAACTGGCGGGGCTGGAGCTCCGGGCGTGGCCAGTAGTCGGCCAAACTCCGTTTCGCTGGTGTCGCAGTGCGAGGAGGAGCAGGTGTTCGGCGAGTACAACAAACACTACACGACCATCAAGCAGATCGGCAAGGGTGCGTACGGTTACGTGAAGCTGAGCTACCGCAACTCGGACCGGCTGCTGGTGATCTCCAAGTTTATACTGAAAGAGAAGCTCTGCTCGAACTTTATGATAACGACCGAGGACAAGCGCGAGATTCCGATGGAAATTTACCTGCTGACGCACGTCAAGCACCCGAACATCGTGACCGTGTTCGATGTGTTTGAGAACGAAAAGTTTTTCCAGCTCGTGATGGAGGTGCACGGTTCGGGGATGGATCTGTTCGAGTTcatcgatcgccggccggccatgaCGGAGAAGCTCGGTTGCTACATCTTTCGCCAGATTGCCTACGCCGTCGACTATCTGCACTCGATGAACATCCTGCACCGGGACATTAAGGACGagaacatcatcatcgatcagcACTTTCACGTGAAGCTGATCGATTTCGGGTCGGCCACGTTCATGCAGGAGGGCAAACTGTTTTCCACCTTTTACGGCACCACGGAGTACTGCAGCCCGGAGGTGCTGGCCGGGAACAAGTATGCGGGGCCCGAGCTGGAGATGTGGTCCCTCGGGGTAACGCTGTATGTGTTGATGTTTTTCGAAAATCCCTTCCTGGACATTGAGGAAACGCTCAAATCGGAGCTGATCATACCGCAAGAGATCGGCAGTGAGCTGGAGTGTgtgctgctggcgttgctgGATAAGAACCCCAAAACACGGATCACGATGGCACAGCTGCTCGCAAGCGACTGGTTGACGCAGGAGATTGTGCCGAGCGCGTTCAACTTTGCCCAAATCATCCCGTGCGAACCGTACGAAGTGAACCCGGAAAAGTACTTCAATGGGCAGATCTATTCGAGCCAAACCGGGCTCTCCACTTCGCCTCACAGTTTGTCGCTGGTCGACGATGAAGAGGGcgtcaacgacgacgacgacgatgacgacgatgagcagCATGCCCACATCGAGGATTTTTCTATCGATCCGGAGGAACTGCTGGAGGACGATGTGTGCCCTTTGTCGCTCGACGACGATCCGAAACCCGAACAATCAATCACCG AGTCACGCGAAGCCGCGCCTGACTCGTTCGAGAGTCCGGCTCCGTTGGCGAAAACTGCCCATCGCATGTCGTTGCACGATTATGCCGAGGATCCAATGGtgccaacggcaacggctaGTGGTGAGGCCGCCTGTCAACTGCCAGGTGCT TCTGTTCCTTCCCACTTAAACTCCTGCCCCGAGCCGCCGTGCGCGACCACAAGTGTAGAGGAAAGTGTCGGGTTAGTCGCCAAACCGCCGACGGTGTTGCAGCTGAGCGAACTACCAAGCCCGGTCGTGGTCTGTGAGCGCCCGATTTCAAGGGGCAGCAAGTCCGGCAGCGCACACCACGCGCTGCTCTATGACTCCAGTTGCTCCACAACGCCATCACTCGTGCTGCCGGCTTCCTCCATTTTGCTGTGCAATATGATGCCCCCGTATTCGGTTCTGACCAGTGGCGATAGTTGCTGTAGCTGCAGCAGcgtcaccaccatcagcagcagctgctgtaGTATCGATATTgaacaccaccagcaaccgtTTCCCGCGGTGGACGATGGAagcacggccagcagcagtgcggCGGACACACCGACGAACTGTTGCTCTCAGGAGTACGGTGCGAAAACGGTTCCGCTAGCCGGCCAGCGCAGGGGCGAAACCTTTGAAGGGGACGTCACGTGCtccaatctgctgctgctgggcgattCGCGGTACTACCCtgcatcgtcatcgtccacCAGTCCGTGCAGTTCGCTGACATCTTCCAAGTCGGAGAacaacattttcgatggcaAATTCGCCACCTTCAGCACCATCTACGATGTGGTTAGCATGGACAATGTAACCGATGCGGCGACCGCCATCGGTTCAGCCGATGCACCGGCCATGCTGCCGTTTCATGGCTACGCCATCACCGATCTTTCTCGTGAGCTGGCCCCTTCAACGGCGGTGCTGTCA CGCGGGTTGAACGGGGCAGAAGAAgcggtcgatcggttgatcgagGCGCATGATCGTGTGCCGTCGTCAGGGCAAACCAAGTGCAATAGAACAATAGAGCGTAACGGAGAGTGTGAGTGTGAGAAAAGTGATAACGAAAACTACGATATCGATTCTTTTGAAGAGGACATCGACGATCGTTAA
- the LOC128277664 gene encoding leucine-rich repeat-containing protein 59-like, giving the protein MPKQSKDDSEKINVRERLTDNQLDLSLMNISTVPVNEIKALRRATILDLSNNRIGAIKSDFLALTQLTQLDLSKNRITSICDDFGQLTNLRRLDLYNNQITRLPLSFGRLKNLKYLDLKNNPLHPEFGKKIGTFSDTSDCLGAAVRAVELMKTIEQMMISDCMGEIELRDSAKQLKQDADTGVAGKSKRKRKHLTGAESEQMVQALTKDLDTDKTAEKRKRQQQGETNPSKGARATFLLAIGLVLLLAFVVAFFSTHSGAVQFFWEKMFDGPNENRVHEEYIK; this is encoded by the exons ATGCCGAAACAAAGTAAAGATGATAGTGAAAAGATTAACGTCCGTGAACGGCTTACGGACAACCAGCTGGATCTGAGTCTGATGAACATTTCCACCGTCCCAGTGAATGAAATC AAAGCCTTGCGCAGGGCCACGATCTTGGATTTGTCCAACAACCGAATCGGGGCTATCAAA AGTGATTTCCTAGCGCTCACGCAGCTGACCCAGCTGGACTTGTCCAAAAACCGAATCACTTCGATCTGTGACGATTTCGGGCAACTTACCAACCTACGACGGCTCGATTTATACAACAATCAAATCACCCGATTGCCGCTCTCGTTCGGGCGGCTAAAGAACCTTAAGTATTTGGATCTGAAGAACAATCCGCTGCATCCGGAATTCGGCAAAAAAATCGGCACCTTCAGCGATACTTCCGATTGTCTGGGGGCAGCCGTCCGTGCCGTTGAGTTGATGAAAACCATCGAACAGATGATGATCAGTGATTGCATGGGAGAGATTGAACTGCGCGACAGTGCGAAACAGCTGAAACAGGACGCCGACACCGGTGTTGCTgggaaatcgaaacggaaaagaaagcaCCTGACTGGGGCCGAATCGGAACAAATGGTGCAGGCCCTAACGAAGGATCTCGATACTGACAAGACTGCTGAGAAACGtaagcgccagcagcagggcgAGACCAATCCCTCCAAAGGGGCCCGGGCAACGTTCTTGTTGGCCATCGGTTTGGTGCTACTACTGGCGTTTGTGGTGGCTTTCTTTTCCACACattccggtgcggtgcaatTTTTCTGGGAGAAGATGTTCGACGGTCCGAACGAAAACCGTGTGCATGAGGAGTACATAAAATAA